Genomic DNA from Manihot esculenta cultivar AM560-2 chromosome 15, M.esculenta_v8, whole genome shotgun sequence:
GCTGGTCTGAGAAAGGTAAAGATTTTAAAAGATTATGTTTCCACCAGGAGAGCAAAGAAGGCTTGCCttgtctttttaattttttttttaaaataaaaaatcttagaAGCTTTTATTTTCTATCCTTTTATCTTTTTCTCCATGAGCCTGATAGCGAACTCATGAGCCTGATAGTGAACTCATGgtatgtttttattttctatccttttctctttttctcctTATCTCTTTTTAATCTAGGTAACTATGgagagaaaatgaagagaagATTATAAAGTAGACGAGTGCATGTTTTGGGGAGCAATTCTTAGAAGCTTTTTGTTCTGATTTTAGTTCTGGGCTAATTGTGGCGGTGAACTTTGCCATTTTGGTCAATATGTGTTCTTTTACTATCAATTATATCCCCAACTTCTGCATATCATTTGAATTGTAACAACCCTTAGGATTTCATGCATATCTAGTTTAATATTGTAAAGCAATAAATTGTGattaaaaagaaatgaaaacaGAATCGATAGCATCTACCTAGTAAAAACTGACACTAAGAATGGTGCAATAGTTTAAAATTCCTTTAATTGGGGTATACATGTCCAGCAATTGCatgcttttaattgcttttctGAATGTTAGAACATGAAATCAGTAATTTATCTCAATTCATACACAATTCCTAACCCAAATCTGTTAACTCTACGGATCGAGATTGGTTTATATAAGATTTCTATTTTGCAATCCTAAGTGAAATTTCATATTCATGCATATCCTTGGGATGGCCACAATTGAATCTAAACTTTCAACATTGAGGATATAATTGACAATTAAAAAATAGTCACAGTTGTGAATTTGACcgaagttttatttatttattggtaTGAGACTTCCAATTTTTAATGATACAAGAGATTTTATTCAATCCAGAAATAATTGCAATGATGATAGTATTTCACTTTTGAGAATGGTAGTAATATGCCTTTATTACCTTTTGATGAGTTTAACAATATGCTGTCCTCCTTGATAATTGCACTGCTCAGTCTCCTAGACAGCGAAATTTTTTTTCCATAGAAATTTGAAAATCTAGTCAGCCCAAAGCTCCATACTCGATAATCACATGCTGGCGTTTATGGGGTATGATCAGCTTATGTTTTACGTGTtatgcttttttctttttaatttttttttaaagaatctATATTATggtttttattctagttgatggtatttaaaaaataacctcATCGATCACCTTTGCATATTTATTCAAGGCATTCTTGTGGTTATTTGTTCCTtgctctttttttattattaattcctTACACCAACTAGAATGAGTTATAGTTCTGAATGATGGCAACTTTTTTGCAGTCTCATAAAGCAGATGAGGATTCAAACGCAAATCGATCATCAGTTTCTGATTTTGGAGATGACAATTTTGCTATAGGTAGTTGGGAGCACAAAGAAATAATAAGTCGTGATGGGCACATGAAACTTCAAACAGAGGTCTTTTTTGCTTCAATTGATCAGCGAAATGAGCGAGCAGCAGGTGAGAGTGCATGTACAACACTTGTCGCTGTCATTGCTGATTGGTTTCATAACAATCATGGTATTATGCCTATCAAGTCCCAATTCAATCACTTTCTGTTGTTCCTGGCAAGTCCTTTATCGGATTTTTCCATCCCGAAGGCATGGACTAGGGAAGATTTGACTTTTTGCATGGTGCCATGTCCTTTGATAATATTTGGGATGAGATTAGTGGCTGTGGATCGGATGAGAAAATAATGGGTGATCAGCCTATTGTGGCGGTTGCTGGGGAACATAAGAACCAGCAGTCGAACTCAAAGGAGGAAGTCTCTGAATCAGGGACAGTAGTAATCAAGCCTGAGGAGCCAGAGGACGAAAAAAGATCTTCACCGCATAATCCAACTGCTGATTGTACTTCTCTATCAGATGCttcaacaaattcatagatCAGTTTTTAGTTTTATGAACACTGTTAAgtataattgatttattttaaattttatgacgattgttaagtattatgaatttattttaaattttatgaacattgttaaatattatggatttattttaaatattctgaATATTGTTGAGTATTATGAAcattacttataattattatgaatgatatttgatttatattcaatatgattcttaattataaattatttgattatacagggaatatctaaataaaaacaaagaattattttttgtgattGAATTTTAACAGATTAGCGGTGGATTTGtggaaaaaatttttaaaatgtgttaatatttccgacggaaaatttccgtcgctaattatttccgacagattagcgacggaatgTTTATCGGATAAATTgatatttccgacggatttagcgacaaACGTTTTTCGTCGCTAAATTTTTCCGACTGAATTTTCCGTAGGAAAAGCCGTCGTAAAATTTTCCGACGGAGTTTAgatccgtcggaaatccgtcgctaatatttccgacggacttgtaatccgtcagaaaaagttagcgacatgactttaagcgacggacttgagtccgtcgcaaatccgtcgctgaaagtttcagcgacggatttttgaCTTTCAGCGACGGAAAAATCTGTCACTGATAGTCTATTTTTTTGTAGTgaaatatattagaaaaattaataagaagATAATATATCATTACtatttatattgtaaaatatatctATTTCTTTTGAATTGAGGCTTaataaatcatataaaaaaatggaatatattctctttaaatttttataaaatttaattttcagtaAAATGTGTCAGTTTTATTAATAACAGTCAATTAAAAGTTaacattaatataaatttaattgcttAAGTgtagttaattttaataatttgatttaattacaATATCTTTAACActggttaaaaaaattatcatggaAGAGAAAAAAggcattttttttagaaaaaaaataattgcaaaaaatgttaaaaataattttaaaaaaaatattttaatattttcataactagaatatattaaacttattttctaattattttaatattttctaattaatatattgtttaaaaaattttcaattataattttaatgataattatattataatacatTTGACTGTAACGTTCCGCTGTCTGTTTCTGTTATGAAAGTCGTCGATTGAAACAGTTCGAGTCAAACTGATCCAAATAACTTTTTGAATCTACTTTTCACTTAGTCCAAAATGGTTAATTCATGTTATTTAGTAATTTCGTgttaactattatatacaattctgaTTTTATACAATCTCCCGATACAACGAAAGCAAACAGCTGACCGTTATATTTAGTTCTACTAAATTTGTGACGTATTCATCGTAACTGAATCGAATATAATCTCTCGATATGGAACGACTTCCACAACGGAAGTAGACAGCTGACCGTTACACTTGATCCCACTAAATTTGCGACGTTCTCATTACAACCgaattaaatataattgttaACACCCTCGATATTGTAGTTTAGTAATATCTTGGGCGGCTTCACCTCGTCTTATAGGATCGGACTCTCGATATTGTAGTTTACTAGTATGTCGAGCGGTTTTATCTTGTCTCATACAAATAATCATTTTCTCGAAATCCACTAGTTCAATACAATTTGTTTAACTCAGAATAACTTTGATATTAATCAAAACATCGGTTTAaactgatttaaataatttttaaatttattttttatataatttaaaataattaatttaaattatttaataattttataccatttactatatatataatttcgaTTTCAATTTTCTCTAATCTTCCAACGTGGAATGAATTCCGCAGCGGAAGCAGGATAGCCGAACTTTATTTacaattaataaatgaaaaaatgaaaaaggagAAGCCAGAGAGAGTAAAGCAACCGACTTTGGCTCACCTcaacaaatttaaaaatgttttctctttctttacacagagaaaaagaaaggagaCAGAAAACAGAAAAcagactctctctctctccttccaAAGGAATTGCCTTTTCTTGAAAAACAAAAGTGGTTTTGATGTGGGTTTTGTTATTGGAGGAGGTGATGATAATAGTAAAAAGCAACATTACCAATTTAATACTAATATAAATCAATCAATTGAACCATATTGTAATCCCACCATTAAATTAATCCTAAAACCTCTCCCCAGCAAATGGGTTGCTTTGAAATTGAACTCTTTCACCGTCTTCCTCTGCCTCTTAATGGCTTCTCTCCTCAATATTGTCTGCATTCGCATTTctgtatttataatattttctctctcttctttaACTCCAACTTCCTGGGTTGCTCTCTGTTTATGAGCCCCTTGAGACTTTGTGGTTTGATAATGATTTCAGTTCTCTTCTTACAATAGCCGTCTTCTTCTTTCACTTCCTTGACTTGACGACTTCGACTGGCCCGGTATGCTCCTTTCTCTGCGA
This window encodes:
- the LOC122721996 gene encoding uncharacterized protein LOC122721996, whose product is MSTIGSPKNKVPAVGTASLNLAEYASTAEQKELELSLPLSLPAGAAEPKPMLCISLILLELRFPEATKPLQREIVPVSSPPQSGETVSTEKDELSAIKAGLRKSHKADEDSNANRSSVSDFGDDNFAIGSWEHKEIISRDGHMKLQTEVFFASIDQRNERAAGESACTTLVAVIADWFHNNHGIMPIKSQFNHFLLFLASPLSDFSIPKAWTREDLTFCMVPCPLIIFGMRLVAVDRMRK